The following coding sequences lie in one Thermosulfuriphilus ammonigenes genomic window:
- a CDS encoding UvrD-helicase domain-containing protein, protein MPTNLPVPHVLQIRASAGAGKTYQLTRQYLRLLKGLGSPTPEALRSLVAITFTNVAAAEMKERIISSLKEMILSTPEGKDLSRATGLSPREAESWLETILRYYGDLQIRTIDSLVFTILKAVAFELGLRPDLEAELREDQLLARAFDRLLLEAGEGEKELERLFRQVLTTFLELENLGGFNPEGKIRFRLLTLFRQEIRKGPADSPWGPSSLKALEEELCRLGQELTEKVREHGGTFKYPAYGWEKMFQDPLRNLKATPFKKDSLAEVIKAPREVIDRLSPLYEAFRQAFDAYLLARAVERLAPYMKLYARLKEELETIRQEEGLIHGGGWLELIKEALSKGWTPHIYCKLGARLRHFLIDEFQDTSRAQWEALEALIVNCLAEGGSLVYVGDTKQAIYVWRGGDSELFQEVPQSLPADAYRLDLPYNWRSCREIVEFNNRIFSLLAEEEMALWVAKGLLYGTKPPRGVDPYASHLAARIKQTFDGAVQQLPPEAPEGGKIRLYQVKEEEAIRGLLEEMLPSSFEKYGQVALLVRSNKQAERLSTWTFEMGLPTVTENALRLAGSPLIQSLTALLRFLEYPLDNVALAGVLLGGLLPETPAEEVLRDFLVSWQRGRGALEEYEGAGTNVSLYGYLKNDRFKKDFSGVADRLEAFLGRVGRVSTYDLIRGIFDELDLWRRFPAETAFARRFLELVLRYEEEEGGDVSGFLDFWRQGGGRERLGFPEGLSAVRIMTIHAAKGLEFPAVFLPFPHWKIRFDPLVRLDDGRLGYATSPYSQKIRASLMAAKISQALEALNLLYVALTRAKRELVVFFLSSPKRQGFDIGKVLWRLIKEAGYFIEET, encoded by the coding sequence AGGAGATGATCCTTTCCACCCCGGAGGGGAAGGATCTTTCTCGGGCCACCGGTCTTTCTCCTCGGGAGGCCGAGAGCTGGCTGGAGACTATCCTCCGCTACTACGGCGACCTCCAGATCCGGACTATCGACAGCCTGGTCTTTACCATTCTCAAGGCCGTAGCCTTTGAGCTTGGCCTCCGACCAGATCTAGAGGCCGAATTAAGGGAAGACCAGCTTCTGGCCCGGGCCTTCGATCGCCTTCTGCTAGAGGCGGGAGAGGGTGAGAAGGAGCTGGAGAGACTCTTTCGTCAGGTTCTGACTACCTTTTTAGAGCTGGAAAACCTTGGGGGGTTTAATCCCGAAGGCAAGATTCGCTTTCGTCTCCTGACCCTTTTTCGTCAGGAGATACGCAAAGGTCCGGCGGATTCCCCATGGGGGCCATCAAGCTTAAAGGCTCTCGAGGAGGAGCTCTGCCGTTTGGGTCAAGAGCTTACAGAAAAAGTGCGGGAGCATGGCGGAACTTTTAAATACCCCGCCTATGGCTGGGAGAAGATGTTCCAAGACCCCCTCCGAAACCTGAAGGCCACCCCTTTTAAAAAGGACTCTCTGGCCGAGGTGATCAAGGCTCCCAGGGAGGTTATCGATAGGCTATCCCCCCTTTATGAGGCCTTTAGGCAGGCCTTTGACGCCTATCTTCTGGCCAGGGCCGTGGAGAGGCTGGCCCCCTATATGAAACTTTACGCCCGTCTCAAGGAGGAACTAGAGACCATTCGTCAAGAAGAGGGCCTTATCCATGGTGGCGGCTGGCTGGAGCTGATAAAGGAGGCCCTTTCTAAGGGATGGACTCCCCACATATACTGCAAGTTGGGGGCTCGTCTGCGTCATTTTCTGATAGATGAGTTTCAGGACACGAGCCGGGCCCAGTGGGAAGCCTTAGAGGCCCTTATTGTTAATTGTCTGGCCGAAGGCGGGAGTCTGGTCTATGTCGGTGACACCAAGCAGGCTATTTACGTCTGGCGTGGGGGGGACTCAGAGCTTTTTCAGGAAGTCCCGCAGAGTCTTCCTGCAGATGCCTACCGTTTAGATCTTCCCTACAACTGGCGCTCCTGTCGGGAGATTGTTGAATTCAACAACCGTATCTTTTCCCTTCTGGCCGAGGAGGAGATGGCCCTTTGGGTGGCCAAAGGACTTCTTTATGGGACAAAACCCCCACGGGGCGTAGATCCCTACGCTAGCCACCTGGCAGCCCGGATTAAGCAAACCTTTGATGGTGCGGTCCAGCAGCTACCACCTGAAGCCCCGGAAGGGGGGAAAATCAGGCTCTATCAGGTTAAAGAGGAAGAGGCTATCCGGGGTCTTCTGGAAGAGATGCTCCCGTCAAGTTTTGAAAAGTACGGTCAAGTGGCCCTTTTAGTGCGTTCCAACAAACAGGCCGAGAGGCTTTCTACCTGGACCTTTGAGATGGGGCTCCCTACAGTAACCGAAAACGCCCTTAGATTGGCTGGCTCCCCTCTCATTCAATCTTTAACCGCCCTTTTACGCTTTTTGGAATACCCTCTGGATAATGTCGCTCTGGCCGGTGTTCTTTTAGGTGGGCTTCTGCCAGAGACCCCTGCGGAGGAAGTTCTCCGAGACTTCCTCGTCTCCTGGCAGAGAGGAAGGGGAGCCTTAGAAGAATATGAAGGGGCAGGCACCAACGTTTCCCTCTATGGTTATCTCAAGAATGACCGTTTTAAAAAGGATTTTTCCGGTGTTGCAGACCGTCTGGAGGCCTTTCTCGGAAGGGTAGGCCGGGTTTCCACCTATGACCTGATACGGGGAATCTTTGATGAACTCGATCTTTGGCGGCGCTTTCCGGCAGAGACAGCCTTTGCCCGGAGATTTTTGGAGCTGGTGCTTCGCTACGAGGAAGAAGAAGGCGGTGATGTCTCGGGGTTTCTGGACTTTTGGCGTCAGGGTGGTGGTAGAGAGCGGCTGGGCTTTCCGGAAGGTCTTTCGGCAGTTCGTATAATGACCATTCATGCCGCTAAGGGACTGGAATTTCCGGCGGTTTTCCTCCCCTTTCCCCATTGGAAGATAAGATTTGATCCGTTGGTACGTCTTGATGATGGTCGCTTAGGATACGCTACCTCCCCCTATTCTCAGAAAATTCGGGCCTCTCTGATGGCCGCTAAAATCTCCCAGGCCCTAGAGGCCCTCAATCTTCTCTATGTGGCTCTGACCAGGGCCAAGAGGGAATTGGTCGTCTTTTTCCTTTCCTCTCCAAAGAGGCAAGGGTTTGATATCGGTAAGGTTCTTTGGCGTCTTATAAAAGAGGCCGGCTACTTCATAGAAGAAACATGA